A genomic window from Yoonia rosea includes:
- a CDS encoding multidrug effflux MFS transporter, with product MNVSPKARALPQTEFIALMAMVSATVAFSIDAMLPALPEMAAALSPDDFNRVQLIITSFILGLGVGTFFTGPLSDAFGRKPVMVGGTIIYMLGSAAAWQAQTLEVMLAARVLQGLGAAGPRVVAMALIRDLYAGPQMARILSFVMIIFTLVPAIAPTMGHYIVTAFDWHAIFVACILFSFITTTWLLIRQPETLRPENRRPLSGGALWRALIEMFTHPTARLSILIQTLTFAMLYSILSSTQPIFDLTYGQGDNFHLWFGGIAVVASSSGFLNARLVVRLGMRAIIKAMYTAQIFMTLLLIAVLVTGTPDHIAFPVYVLWVLSNFFQAGLSIGNLNALGMEEMGHMAGLAASVLTSVATVGGVLIAVPIALLFDGTPLPAAIGSLVLASIALWLTTQIKRPGET from the coding sequence ATGAACGTGTCACCGAAAGCCCGCGCATTGCCACAGACCGAGTTTATCGCATTGATGGCGATGGTCTCGGCGACTGTGGCGTTTTCGATTGATGCGATGCTGCCTGCGCTTCCGGAAATGGCGGCCGCACTTTCGCCGGACGACTTCAACCGCGTGCAGCTGATCATCACCAGCTTTATTCTGGGCCTGGGCGTGGGCACTTTCTTTACCGGACCGCTGTCTGATGCCTTTGGGCGCAAGCCTGTCATGGTCGGCGGTACGATCATTTACATGCTTGGAAGTGCCGCCGCATGGCAGGCCCAAACGCTTGAGGTCATGCTGGCGGCCCGTGTGCTGCAAGGGCTTGGGGCCGCAGGTCCACGCGTGGTGGCGATGGCACTGATCCGTGATCTATACGCAGGGCCGCAGATGGCACGTATCCTGTCATTCGTGATGATCATCTTCACGCTGGTTCCTGCCATCGCACCCACCATGGGACATTACATCGTGACAGCCTTCGACTGGCACGCGATCTTTGTGGCCTGCATCCTGTTTTCCTTCATCACAACCACCTGGCTGCTGATCCGCCAACCGGAAACCCTGCGCCCTGAGAACCGCCGACCGCTCAGCGGCGGCGCGCTCTGGCGCGCCTTGATCGAGATGTTCACCCACCCAACCGCGCGCCTCTCGATCCTGATCCAGACGCTCACATTTGCGATGCTTTACAGCATCCTGTCCTCAACCCAGCCGATCTTTGATCTGACATACGGGCAAGGTGACAACTTTCACCTCTGGTTCGGCGGCATCGCGGTCGTGGCATCCTCATCAGGCTTTTTGAACGCGCGCCTTGTTGTCAGGCTGGGGATGCGCGCAATTATCAAGGCAATGTACACCGCGCAAATTTTCATGACGCTTCTGCTGATTGCTGTGCTGGTGACAGGCACGCCGGACCACATCGCCTTTCCGGTCTACGTCCTTTGGGTCCTGTCCAACTTCTTTCAGGCAGGCCTGAGTATCGGCAACCTCAACGCACTCGGCATGGAGGAGATGGGACATATGGCCGGGCTTGCCGCCTCTGTCCTGACCTCGGTCGCCACAGTGGGCGGTGTGCTGATTGCTGTACCCATCGCGTTGCTTTTCGACGGCACACCCCTGCCCGCCGCGATCGGATCGCTGGTACTGGCCTCAATCGCCCTTTGGCTCACGACGCAAATCAAACGCCCCGGCGAAACCTAG
- a CDS encoding DsbA family oxidoreductase: protein MVKLDIISDPICPWCYIGKTNLDKALVQFPDHPFTIEWHPFQLNPDMPAEGMDRRAYLEGKFGGKEGAVKAYAPVVAHAEKSGAHINFEAIHRTPNTIDAHRLIHWAGIEQRQSFVVDLLFKAYFVDGRDISDHEVLADVADTAEMDAAMVTKLLGSDADTDDIRARDKHSREMGVNSVPTFIVAHKHAVPGAQPPEMWVDVIKDIMAQMAADE from the coding sequence ATGGTCAAGCTTGATATCATATCCGATCCGATCTGCCCTTGGTGCTATATCGGGAAAACGAACTTGGATAAGGCACTGGTGCAATTCCCCGACCACCCGTTCACAATCGAATGGCACCCGTTCCAGCTCAACCCCGACATGCCCGCAGAAGGCATGGACCGCCGCGCCTATCTGGAGGGCAAATTCGGCGGCAAGGAAGGCGCTGTCAAAGCCTACGCCCCTGTCGTCGCACATGCCGAAAAATCCGGCGCGCATATCAACTTTGAAGCCATCCACCGCACCCCCAACACGATCGACGCCCACCGCCTGATCCACTGGGCGGGCATCGAACAGCGCCAGTCCTTTGTCGTGGACCTTTTGTTCAAAGCCTATTTCGTCGATGGGCGCGATATCAGCGACCACGAAGTGCTGGCCGATGTTGCCGACACTGCCGAAATGGACGCGGCAATGGTCACGAAACTGCTTGGCTCGGATGCGGATACGGACGACATCCGCGCCCGTGACAAGCACAGCCGCGAAATGGGCGTAAACTCGGTCCCTACATTTATTGTCGCCCACAAACATGCGGTTCCCGGCGCGCAGCCGCCCGAAATGTGGGTGGACGTGATTAAAGACATCATGGCGCAGATGGCTGCCGACGAATGA
- a CDS encoding class I adenylate-forming enzyme family protein, whose protein sequence is MLSLVQSDRYPPAPRQFNLAAYVLAHADRLGDKTALRIIGMQGSDSFDYRFLKRAVLGTATGLRALVQPRQRIILQLGNTPEFPIAFLGAIAAGIVPVSLSRALSEHEYSNVVKTIRPALEIRAASAPQTSRSALPFAALRRFWTLPQAGFAFGDPNRPAYIIYTSGTSGRPTPVVHAHRAIWARRMMWDGWYGLREDDRMLHAGAFNWTYTLGTGLLDPWSIGATALIPESDVTPDQLPMLMKRFDATLFAAAPGIYRRLLRADIPPLPALRHGLSAGEKLSARDRADWQDKTGTQVHEAFGMSECSTFISSAPDRPVPAGAAGFVQPGRSVALIGPDGPVPRGTVGTIAVHKDDPGLMLGYLDRPEETAARYQGDWFVTGDLATMDESGAITYAGRADDMMNAGGHRVSPIEVEDALTAHPLIAEAAACAVQVRTGVHVIAGFYVATDVIDEEELRDFVAARLATYKRPRLLIARDRLPRGANNKLLRRVLRDEWETTYGQA, encoded by the coding sequence ATGCTGTCGCTCGTACAATCAGATAGGTATCCGCCCGCTCCGCGCCAGTTCAATCTCGCCGCCTATGTGCTGGCCCATGCGGACCGTCTGGGCGACAAAACTGCGCTGCGCATTATCGGCATGCAGGGCAGCGACAGCTTTGACTACCGTTTCCTGAAACGCGCGGTTCTCGGGACCGCCACCGGACTGCGCGCGTTGGTGCAACCGAGGCAAAGGATAATCCTCCAGCTTGGCAATACGCCGGAATTCCCGATTGCTTTTTTGGGTGCGATTGCGGCCGGCATTGTTCCGGTGTCTTTGTCGCGCGCCCTGTCCGAGCATGAATACAGCAATGTGGTCAAGACGATCCGGCCCGCGTTGGAAATCCGCGCGGCCAGCGCACCACAGACATCGCGCAGCGCGCTCCCATTCGCAGCGCTGCGCCGTTTTTGGACGTTGCCGCAAGCGGGTTTTGCCTTTGGTGACCCGAACCGCCCTGCCTATATCATCTATACGTCGGGCACGAGCGGCCGCCCTACCCCTGTGGTGCACGCGCACCGCGCAATCTGGGCGCGCCGGATGATGTGGGATGGCTGGTACGGGCTGCGCGAAGATGACCGGATGCTGCACGCGGGTGCTTTCAACTGGACCTACACTTTGGGCACCGGACTGCTCGACCCTTGGTCAATCGGGGCGACGGCACTGATCCCCGAAAGCGACGTCACCCCCGATCAATTGCCAATGCTGATGAAACGCTTCGATGCAACGCTCTTTGCCGCAGCGCCAGGCATTTACCGCAGGCTCTTGCGGGCGGACATACCGCCGCTTCCCGCGCTTCGCCACGGGCTCTCTGCGGGTGAAAAACTCTCGGCGCGGGACCGTGCCGATTGGCAGGATAAAACCGGCACACAGGTGCATGAGGCCTTCGGGATGTCCGAGTGTTCCACCTTCATCTCATCCGCTCCGGACAGGCCCGTCCCCGCAGGGGCTGCGGGGTTTGTCCAGCCAGGCCGCAGCGTGGCGCTAATTGGCCCTGACGGGCCGGTCCCGCGTGGCACAGTTGGTACAATCGCGGTCCACAAGGACGATCCGGGCCTGATGCTGGGCTACCTTGACCGCCCCGAGGAAACAGCCGCGCGCTATCAGGGCGACTGGTTTGTCACCGGTGATCTGGCCACGATGGACGAAAGCGGTGCGATCACCTACGCCGGCCGCGCCGATGATATGATGAACGCAGGCGGCCACCGCGTCAGTCCGATTGAGGTGGAAGACGCGTTGACCGCGCATCCGCTGATCGCGGAGGCCGCTGCTTGCGCTGTGCAGGTGCGCACAGGGGTTCATGTGATTGCGGGGTTTTACGTCGCGACAGACGTGATAGATGAAGAGGAACTCCGCGATTTCGTAGCTGCGCGTCTGGCCACTTACAAACGGCCCCGCCTGTTGATCGCCCGAGACAGACTTCCCCGCGGGGCCAACAACAAACTTTTGCGCCGCGTGCTGCGCGACGAATGGGAGACCACCTATGGTCAAGCTTGA
- a CDS encoding helix-turn-helix domain-containing protein: MTENGPKDIIRVARENGEASVAQPLDLGARVRELRKARDWTLEQAAQQAGLARSTLSKIENGQMSPTYDALKKLAVGLEISVPQLFTPPSKGQVNGRMAVTRNGEETAKVTTTYEHAMLAEALTTKKMLPYRARIRARKIEDFDGWVRHDGEEFLYVLTGHIRLYTEFYEPIELKRGDSAYYDAAMGHNVVSVSAEDATILWVTSLV, from the coding sequence ATGACAGAAAACGGCCCCAAAGATATCATCCGCGTCGCGCGCGAGAACGGCGAAGCAAGTGTTGCACAACCGCTTGATCTGGGCGCGCGTGTGCGTGAATTACGCAAAGCCCGCGACTGGACGCTGGAACAAGCGGCGCAGCAGGCGGGGCTTGCGCGCTCGACCCTGTCCAAGATCGAAAACGGCCAGATGTCACCGACCTATGACGCGCTAAAAAAACTGGCGGTCGGGCTAGAGATTTCGGTACCTCAGCTGTTCACGCCGCCCTCAAAGGGGCAGGTCAACGGGCGTATGGCGGTCACACGCAACGGCGAGGAAACTGCCAAGGTCACGACCACATATGAACACGCGATGCTGGCCGAGGCGCTGACCACCAAAAAGATGCTGCCCTATCGTGCCCGTATCCGCGCGCGCAAGATCGAGGATTTTGACGGCTGGGTGCGCCATGACGGCGAAGAGTTTCTCTATGTGCTCACCGGTCACATCCGGCTCTACACCGAGTTTTATGAGCCTATTGAGCTCAAGCGCGGCGACAGCGCCTATTATGACGCTGCCATGGGGCACAATGTTGTTTCGGTCAGCGCCGAGGATGCGACGATCCTTTGGGTCACGTCACTGGTCTAA
- a CDS encoding extracellular solute-binding protein: MRRLSRRAIRSTAFAVALGLAGQTGFAEPRHGIAMYGDPALPPDFVSLPYANPDAPKGGQIVTAEVGSFDSLNPFIRKGSTPWQLRFFLGESFMGRSLDEPFSLYGVLAESVETGPNREWVEFTLRQGAEFSDGSPVTIEDVMWSYETLGTVGHPRYLGFWAKVASMEQTGERSVRFTFTEEDRELALLAGLRPILKKAQWDGVDFAESTTEVVPITSAPYVIADYDPGRFVSLRRNPDYWGADVPFRVGTNNLDEVRLEFFGDETAAFEAFKVGEVNSNREFNVARWESQYNFPAVQDGDVVLSILPHERPSGMTGFVMNTRRDQFADWRVRDAMIHAFNFEFINEAMTGSAQPRITSYWSNSPLGMSHGPAEGRVAEFLAPFAADLTPDALEGYALPVSDGSERNRAGTAAALAQMEAAGWTVQNGVMANAAGTPFTFEILLPQGSSENQAIIDMYTESLARIGVTPTVAVVDSAQFAERTDAFDFDMTYYRRGVSLSPGNEQYVYYGSEAADTPGGSNLMGVKSPAVDAMIGRLLTSESQDDFVAAVKALDRTLTAGRYVIPIYQWNISRLAHAKELRFPEEIPIFGDWPGWQPDVWWYAE, encoded by the coding sequence ATGAGACGACTTTCGCGCAGAGCAATCCGCAGCACAGCCTTCGCAGTGGCGCTGGGACTGGCAGGGCAAACAGGCTTTGCCGAACCCCGGCATGGCATAGCTATGTATGGCGATCCTGCCCTACCACCTGATTTTGTGTCCCTCCCCTACGCCAACCCCGACGCGCCCAAGGGCGGGCAGATCGTCACGGCTGAGGTTGGCAGCTTTGACAGCCTCAATCCGTTTATCCGCAAAGGGTCGACACCATGGCAGTTGCGGTTCTTCTTGGGCGAGAGCTTTATGGGCCGGTCTTTGGACGAACCCTTCTCGCTTTATGGTGTTCTGGCCGAATCGGTTGAGACCGGACCGAACCGCGAGTGGGTGGAATTCACCCTGCGCCAAGGGGCGGAATTCTCGGACGGGAGCCCCGTGACCATCGAAGACGTCATGTGGTCTTATGAAACCTTGGGCACCGTGGGCCACCCCCGCTATCTGGGTTTCTGGGCCAAGGTCGCCAGTATGGAACAAACCGGCGAACGGTCCGTGCGGTTTACCTTCACCGAAGAAGACCGCGAACTGGCCTTGCTGGCGGGCCTGCGCCCGATCCTGAAAAAGGCGCAGTGGGACGGCGTGGACTTTGCTGAAAGCACAACCGAGGTCGTGCCGATCACATCGGCCCCCTATGTGATCGCCGATTACGACCCGGGGCGGTTTGTTTCACTGCGCCGCAATCCCGATTACTGGGGTGCGGATGTGCCGTTCCGTGTGGGCACCAACAACCTTGATGAGGTCCGGCTGGAATTTTTCGGCGATGAAACCGCCGCGTTCGAGGCCTTCAAGGTGGGCGAGGTGAATTCCAACCGCGAATTCAACGTGGCCCGCTGGGAAAGCCAGTACAATTTCCCCGCCGTGCAGGACGGCGATGTGGTGTTGTCGATCCTGCCGCATGAACGCCCCTCGGGGATGACAGGGTTTGTCATGAACACCCGCCGCGACCAGTTTGCCGATTGGCGTGTGCGCGATGCGATGATCCATGCCTTCAACTTTGAGTTCATCAACGAGGCGATGACAGGATCGGCCCAACCGCGCATCACCTCTTATTGGTCGAACTCGCCCTTGGGCATGTCGCATGGCCCCGCCGAAGGGCGCGTTGCAGAATTCCTTGCACCATTCGCCGCCGATCTGACGCCCGACGCGCTTGAGGGGTATGCCCTGCCCGTCAGCGATGGATCCGAGCGTAACCGTGCAGGCACCGCAGCGGCCCTTGCCCAGATGGAAGCCGCAGGCTGGACGGTGCAGAATGGCGTGATGGCTAATGCCGCGGGCACGCCTTTCACCTTTGAAATCCTGCTCCCGCAGGGCAGTTCGGAAAATCAGGCGATCATCGACATGTATACGGAATCGCTCGCGCGGATCGGGGTGACGCCGACCGTTGCCGTGGTGGATAGCGCGCAATTTGCCGAACGCACCGATGCCTTTGATTTTGACATGACCTATTACCGGCGCGGTGTGTCGCTGTCGCCCGGCAACGAGCAGTACGTATACTACGGGTCCGAGGCCGCGGACACGCCCGGTGGCAGCAACCTGATGGGTGTCAAATCGCCGGCAGTAGATGCGATGATCGGCCGTCTGCTGACGTCGGAAAGTCAGGATGACTTTGTGGCGGCTGTCAAAGCGCTTGACCGGACCTTGACCGCTGGCCGCTATGTCATCCCGATCTATCAGTGGAACATCAGCCGGCTTGCCCATGCCAAAGAACTCCGTTTTCCCGAAGAAATCCCGATTTTTGGCGACTGGCCCGGCTGGCAACCTGATGTCTGGTGGTACGCGGAATAA
- a CDS encoding 3-hydroxybutyrate dehydrogenase, which translates to MSLSGKTAVITGSNSGIGLGIARELAKAGANVVLNSFTDTEEDHALAAEIADVTGVEAKYVQADMSKGEDCRRLIVAAGGCDILVNNAGIQHVAPVQDFPAAKWDAIIAINLTSAFHTTAAAVTGMRERGYGRIINIASAHGLTASPYKSAYVAAKHGIVGFTKTIGLETARDPITCNAICPGYVLTPLVEAQIPDTMKEYNMSREDVIKNVMLERQPSKEFATTEQLGGTAVFLCSDAAAQITGTTISVDGGWTAL; encoded by the coding sequence ATGTCCCTGTCAGGAAAAACTGCCGTTATTACCGGATCGAATTCGGGCATCGGTCTTGGAATCGCCCGCGAATTGGCCAAGGCGGGGGCCAATGTTGTCTTGAACTCGTTCACCGACACGGAAGAGGATCACGCGCTGGCCGCGGAAATCGCGGATGTCACAGGGGTTGAGGCCAAATATGTGCAGGCCGACATGTCCAAAGGCGAGGATTGCCGCCGCCTGATCGTGGCCGCAGGTGGCTGCGATATTCTGGTCAACAACGCCGGTATCCAGCACGTCGCACCGGTGCAGGATTTTCCCGCCGCCAAATGGGACGCAATCATCGCGATCAACCTGACATCGGCCTTTCACACCACCGCCGCCGCTGTGACGGGGATGCGTGAACGCGGCTATGGCCGGATCATCAACATCGCCTCGGCGCATGGCTTGACGGCATCGCCCTATAAATCTGCCTATGTCGCTGCCAAACACGGCATCGTCGGGTTCACCAAGACCATCGGTCTGGAAACGGCGCGCGATCCGATCACCTGCAACGCGATCTGTCCGGGCTATGTGCTGACACCATTGGTCGAGGCACAAATCCCCGACACGATGAAGGAATACAACATGTCCCGCGAGGACGTGATCAAGAACGTCATGCTGGAACGCCAACCATCCAAGGAATTCGCGACCACCGAACAGTTGGGCGGCACAGCGGTTTTCTTGTGCTCGGATGCGGCAGCCCAGATCACCGGCACCACCATCAGCGTGGATGGCGGCTGGACGGCCCTGTGA
- a CDS encoding patatin-like phospholipase family protein — MKRINLALQGGGAHGAFTWGVLNRLLQDDDIEIAAISGTSAGALNAAALKSGWVANGRAGALANLDWLWNQIGAVTDPQFTPWIGAASPTAELWAKALKYSPAYTAFDMTTRMFSPYVYGPAMQNPLAKIVKKFHYDAVCAGTGPALHICATNVRSGKIRVFTGDEIMPEVIMASACLPSLFQAVEFEDPQTGTVEAFWDGGYTGNPALFPLFANDLPDDLLIVNINPLYREELPMDSQSIENRVNEISFNSSLLRELRAIEFVKRLLADGSIKRGTMKDVLVHMIADDALMNALNVATKTIPTPVILARLKEAGEAAADAFLAQHKKDIGKRSSVNLTEMFN; from the coding sequence GTGAAGCGGATCAATCTCGCACTGCAAGGCGGGGGCGCGCATGGCGCCTTCACCTGGGGTGTTCTCAACCGGTTGTTGCAAGACGACGATATTGAGATTGCGGCTATTTCCGGCACATCTGCGGGTGCGCTGAATGCGGCAGCGCTCAAATCCGGCTGGGTTGCAAATGGCCGTGCTGGCGCGCTGGCGAACCTTGATTGGCTTTGGAACCAGATCGGCGCGGTCACTGACCCGCAGTTTACCCCGTGGATCGGGGCTGCATCGCCCACTGCCGAACTCTGGGCCAAAGCACTCAAGTATTCGCCTGCCTACACGGCCTTTGACATGACCACGCGGATGTTTTCGCCTTATGTCTACGGCCCCGCGATGCAGAACCCGCTAGCCAAGATCGTGAAGAAATTTCACTACGATGCGGTCTGTGCCGGCACCGGCCCCGCATTGCACATCTGTGCCACGAACGTGCGCTCGGGCAAGATCCGCGTGTTCACCGGTGACGAAATCATGCCCGAGGTGATTATGGCCTCTGCCTGTTTGCCGAGCCTGTTTCAGGCCGTGGAATTCGAAGACCCGCAGACCGGCACGGTCGAGGCATTCTGGGATGGGGGCTATACAGGAAATCCTGCACTTTTCCCATTGTTTGCCAATGACTTGCCGGACGATCTTCTGATCGTGAATATCAATCCTCTGTATCGCGAAGAGCTGCCGATGGACAGCCAATCCATCGAAAACCGTGTGAACGAGATCAGCTTCAACAGCTCATTGTTGCGTGAGTTACGCGCCATCGAATTCGTGAAACGCCTGCTGGCCGATGGGTCGATCAAACGCGGGACGATGAAGGATGTGCTGGTGCACATGATCGCGGATGACGCGCTGATGAACGCGCTGAATGTCGCCACCAAAACCATCCCGACACCTGTGATCCTTGCGCGACTGAAAGAGGCGGGCGAGGCGGCGGCGGATGCATTCCTTGCGCAGCACAAAAAAGACATCGGCAAACGCAGTTCGGTCAATCTGACCGAGATGTTCAACTAA
- a CDS encoding LysE/ArgO family amino acid transporter gives MIPAALTGFATAFALILAIGAQNAFVLRQGLLRAHVFWLCLLCAASDAILITAGVLGFGYIVTLYPMLPQIMAWGGAAFLAVYGALRLWAAWQGAYTLQLAGKSAGLWATLATGAAFTWLNPHVYLDTLGLVGAISTQFVDPIEKTAFGIGAVTSSFVFFFSLGYGARLLAPVMQSARAWRILDIVIGVVMWALAFKLLS, from the coding sequence ATGATCCCTGCAGCCCTGACCGGTTTCGCGACGGCTTTTGCCTTGATCCTTGCGATCGGTGCGCAGAACGCCTTTGTCCTGCGGCAAGGCCTGTTACGGGCGCATGTCTTTTGGCTTTGCCTGCTTTGCGCGGCCTCTGATGCGATCCTGATCACTGCAGGTGTGCTTGGTTTCGGGTATATCGTGACGCTTTATCCGATGCTGCCACAGATCATGGCCTGGGGCGGTGCCGCGTTTCTTGCCGTTTATGGAGCGTTGCGCCTGTGGGCGGCGTGGCAAGGCGCATATACGCTGCAACTCGCCGGAAAAAGCGCAGGTCTCTGGGCCACACTGGCAACTGGTGCGGCCTTTACGTGGCTGAACCCGCATGTCTATCTTGATACGCTTGGTCTTGTGGGGGCGATATCAACGCAGTTTGTCGACCCGATCGAGAAAACAGCTTTCGGGATCGGTGCGGTCACATCGTCGTTCGTTTTCTTCTTCAGCCTTGGCTATGGCGCGCGTCTGTTGGCCCCTGTGATGCAATCGGCACGCGCATGGCGGATACTTGATATTGTGATCGGGGTCGTGATGTGGGCGCTGGCGTTCAAATTGCTTAGTTGA
- a CDS encoding DUF502 domain-containing protein, producing MIDPHSDDKRRHQPGIIARLRSNFLAGLIIVAPIGLTIWLIWTAVGWVDSWVWPFIPDAYQPTALLNGLLGLEGEDQIAVNVRGVGVVIFLIFTIIVGWVGKGLIGRSFLGIGERFVDRMPVVRSIYNAVKQIAETVFSQRETSFDRACLVEYPRKGIWAIAFISINAKGEIDSKLNDGEPFVTVFLPTTPNPTSGFLLFLPKRDIKELDMTVEDAAKLVISAGLVYPNDKSALPVTNPAD from the coding sequence ATGATCGACCCACATTCAGACGACAAGCGCCGCCATCAGCCGGGCATCATTGCCAGATTGCGCAGTAATTTTCTGGCGGGTCTGATTATTGTGGCCCCCATCGGGTTGACCATCTGGCTGATCTGGACGGCCGTTGGCTGGGTCGATAGCTGGGTCTGGCCCTTTATCCCGGATGCCTATCAGCCCACCGCCCTCTTGAATGGCCTCTTGGGGCTGGAAGGCGAAGACCAGATCGCGGTGAACGTGCGCGGTGTTGGCGTGGTGATTTTCCTGATCTTCACCATCATCGTCGGTTGGGTCGGCAAGGGGCTGATCGGGCGTTCTTTTCTTGGCATAGGTGAACGGTTCGTCGACCGGATGCCGGTTGTCCGTTCGATCTATAACGCGGTCAAACAGATTGCGGAAACGGTCTTTTCGCAGCGTGAAACCTCATTCGATAGGGCCTGTCTGGTCGAATACCCGCGCAAGGGCATCTGGGCCATTGCCTTTATTTCGATCAATGCCAAAGGCGAGATTGATAGCAAACTGAACGACGGTGAGCCTTTCGTGACTGTGTTCTTGCCGACCACGCCGAACCCGACTTCGGGGTTCCTGCTGTTCCTGCCCAAGCGCGACATCAAGGAGCTGGATATGACGGTCGAGGATGCAGCCAAGCTCGTGATTTCGGCAGGTCTTGTCTATCCAAACGACAAATCCGCCCTGCCCGTTACGAACCCCGCAGACTAA
- a CDS encoding pseudouridine-5'-phosphate glycosidase has protein sequence MIPIHYSTEVAAARTSGAAIVALESTIITHGMPFPQNVETARLVEDDVRAAGAVPATIAVLDGKLHVGLELETLEALGQAQNVAKLSRADMAACIATGGTGATTVAATMIAAHLAGIHVFATGGIGGVHRGAEHSFDISADLHELAQTPVTVVGAGAKAILDLPKTFEVLETLGVPVIAYGQDRLPAFWSASSDLPAPLRMDTPEDIARAQQTRSAMGLQGGQLVANPIPQADEIPAEVLHPIITQALQEAEAQGITAKAVTPFLLGRIFELTEGRSLTANIALVRNNARLAAQIAIAMTK, from the coding sequence ATGATCCCGATCCACTATAGCACCGAAGTCGCCGCCGCTCGCACATCCGGCGCAGCCATCGTGGCGCTGGAAAGTACCATCATTACCCACGGTATGCCCTTCCCGCAGAACGTTGAAACCGCGCGGCTGGTCGAAGACGATGTGCGCGCGGCCGGTGCCGTGCCTGCAACGATCGCTGTGCTGGACGGCAAGCTGCACGTGGGGCTGGAACTCGAGACGCTTGAGGCATTGGGTCAGGCGCAGAATGTCGCCAAACTGTCGCGTGCCGACATGGCGGCCTGCATTGCAACGGGTGGGACAGGTGCCACGACGGTTGCCGCGACCATGATTGCGGCGCATCTGGCAGGTATCCATGTCTTTGCGACAGGCGGGATTGGCGGTGTGCATCGCGGAGCGGAGCATAGCTTTGATATCTCGGCTGATCTGCACGAATTGGCACAAACGCCTGTCACGGTTGTCGGCGCGGGGGCGAAGGCCATTCTTGATCTGCCGAAAACATTCGAAGTGCTGGAAACGCTGGGTGTGCCAGTGATTGCCTACGGGCAAGACCGCCTGCCCGCTTTCTGGTCTGCCAGCTCTGATCTGCCTGCCCCATTGCGCATGGACACGCCCGAAGACATCGCAAGGGCCCAACAGACCCGCTCGGCGATGGGCCTGCAGGGTGGACAGCTGGTGGCCAATCCGATCCCGCAAGCTGATGAAATTCCCGCCGAGGTACTGCACCCGATCATCACACAGGCCCTGCAAGAGGCCGAGGCACAAGGGATCACCGCCAAAGCCGTCACACCCTTCCTGCTGGGACGTATCTTTGAACTGACCGAAGGGCGTTCGTTGACTGCAAATATTGCCCTTGTGCGGAACAATGCGCGGTTAGCTGCACAAATTGCCATCGCAATGACGAAATAG